One window of Candidatus Binatota bacterium genomic DNA carries:
- the dnaA gene encoding chromosomal replication initiator protein DnaA, with translation MTVPRRAADRLWNHACSRIEQELSQKDFQTWILELTPRSFEDGLMTVEAPFGLYRDRIRQVYLPALERAVSEAADHSCRVEVVVGSSAGTRPANRRWSPPAGGQQNARKVTSSPLKSFGNFIVGESNRMACDAARALASAEAGAGNPLFLYGGVGLGKTHLLLAIASELRSRARKVLYYQGEDFTRKMVDALRNDRMDSFRREFRFADALLIDDVQFIAGKKRTQQEFYHAFNLLHGAGKPIALASDRGPLELEKLENGLRSRFQGGLLADLGPLDAELRCRILRAKLKEADLEMEGDTIEDLALRMTGSVREIEGLVSRLRAARSQSGGRLTTQVVESLVVPYVGVGCDVDIETIVKTVATHFGITREEILSRSRARRVAWPRHVAAYLCRKLTSASLPEIGEAMGGRNHSSILRAVRSVKDSMSGEPALAERINRLETLLGRGGQFS, from the coding sequence ATGACAGTTCCCAGGCGAGCTGCCGACCGTCTCTGGAATCATGCTTGCTCTCGTATTGAGCAAGAGCTCTCGCAGAAAGATTTTCAAACGTGGATCCTGGAGCTGACCCCCCGGTCGTTCGAGGACGGACTGATGACCGTGGAGGCGCCTTTCGGGCTGTACCGTGACCGAATCAGGCAGGTGTACCTGCCTGCGCTGGAACGTGCGGTATCTGAGGCTGCAGACCACAGCTGTCGTGTGGAGGTGGTGGTGGGTTCGTCCGCGGGGACGCGGCCTGCGAACCGACGCTGGTCGCCCCCCGCGGGCGGACAACAGAACGCCCGTAAGGTCACGAGCTCACCGCTCAAGAGCTTCGGTAATTTCATAGTTGGAGAGTCCAATCGCATGGCCTGCGACGCCGCGCGAGCGCTGGCTTCCGCCGAAGCGGGCGCGGGCAATCCGTTGTTCCTCTATGGTGGAGTAGGCCTGGGCAAGACTCACTTACTTCTCGCCATCGCCAGCGAACTGAGATCAAGAGCGCGTAAAGTTCTCTACTACCAAGGCGAAGACTTCACGAGAAAAATGGTCGATGCTCTCCGCAATGACCGGATGGATTCTTTTCGTCGCGAGTTTCGTTTTGCCGACGCACTACTCATCGATGATGTACAGTTCATAGCGGGCAAGAAGCGTACGCAGCAGGAGTTCTACCACGCGTTCAACCTCCTGCACGGCGCTGGAAAGCCGATCGCGCTCGCGTCGGATCGCGGACCACTGGAACTCGAGAAGCTGGAGAACGGATTGCGCAGCCGTTTTCAGGGTGGCCTGCTCGCCGACCTCGGGCCGCTCGACGCCGAACTGCGATGCCGCATTCTCCGGGCCAAGCTTAAGGAGGCGGACCTTGAGATGGAGGGCGACACCATCGAGGACCTCGCGCTGCGCATGACGGGTAGTGTGAGAGAGATTGAAGGGCTCGTTTCCCGACTGCGGGCTGCCAGAAGCCAGTCCGGCGGCAGGCTCACGACCCAGGTCGTCGAATCGCTGGTGGTTCCCTACGTGGGCGTCGGCTGTGACGTTGATATCGAGACGATCGTCAAGACAGTCGCAACCCACTTCGGTATTACGCGAGAAGAAATCCTGTCTCGCAGCCGGGCACGCAGGGTGGCCTGGCCTCGTCACGTTGCCGCTTATCTCTGCCGCAAGCTGACCTCTGCTTCTCTGCCCGAGATCGGCGAAGCCATGGGCGGCAGAAATCATTCTTCTATCCTGCGAGCGGTTCGATCGGTGAAGGATTCGATGAGCGGAGAGCCTGCGCTCGCCGAACGCATTAATCGCCTCGAAACCCTCCTCGGGCGCGGCGGTCAGTTTTCCTGA
- a CDS encoding XRE family transcriptional regulator — protein MNETTNSQSPGCLVRTLRQRLVMTQEEFAHCLGITVSTVNRWENGHSHPSKLARSSIVALGEKNKLRVDAFTLAVTEVEPQYMATNSAYGA, from the coding sequence ATGAACGAAACTACCAATAGCCAGAGCCCGGGCTGTCTCGTACGCACGCTCAGGCAGCGCCTCGTTATGACCCAGGAAGAATTTGCCCACTGCCTCGGAATAACCGTGAGCACGGTGAACCGTTGGGAAAACGGACACTCCCACCCCAGCAAGCTCGCTCGGTCCAGCATCGTTGCGCTCGGCGAGAAGAACAAGCTGCGCGTCGATGCGTTTACACTTGCCGTAACCGAAGTCGAGCCGCAATACATGGCGACGAATTCGGCCTACGGAGCCTGA
- a CDS encoding glycosyltransferase family 2 protein: MPRFSILILNYDGRELLQSCLRSVREQTMTDFETLVVDNGSSDGSLDMLASQFPEVLTLPQDENTGFCLGNNIAFAAASGDLILLLNNDADLHPRFLEEMSAAAELEPEMGMFASRVMMYDRRNVFDSTGLLVYPDGICRSRSWLEKDIGQYDEAVEVLGPNGCAAVYRRAMIDDVGLFDDRYFAYLEDLDLAMRGQLRGWRCRYVPGAVAYHKKSMTTGYHSASKAYLVERNRIWNAAKLFPRRILAMSPFYTAARFAAQGYAYATGRGISGGMGRDYGRFKLAGILCRAWLAALVGLPAVLADRRRIQKNRRLGALAVYMLMRRYRLPVSELAFKD, translated from the coding sequence GTGCCCCGGTTTTCTATTCTCATCTTGAACTACGACGGCAGGGAACTCCTGCAGTCCTGCCTGCGCTCGGTCAGGGAGCAGACCATGACCGATTTCGAGACCCTGGTCGTGGACAATGGATCGAGCGACGGCAGTCTCGATATGCTGGCCAGCCAATTCCCCGAGGTCCTGACTCTGCCACAGGACGAGAACACCGGCTTCTGCCTGGGCAACAACATCGCCTTCGCTGCGGCGAGCGGTGATCTGATCCTGCTGCTCAACAACGATGCCGACCTCCACCCCCGGTTTCTCGAAGAAATGTCGGCAGCGGCCGAGCTCGAGCCTGAAATGGGGATGTTTGCTTCTCGCGTGATGATGTACGACCGCCGTAACGTTTTTGATTCTACCGGCTTGCTTGTCTATCCCGACGGGATCTGTCGGTCCCGTAGTTGGCTCGAGAAAGACATCGGCCAGTACGATGAAGCTGTCGAGGTACTGGGACCCAATGGCTGTGCCGCGGTCTACCGGCGAGCAATGATCGACGACGTGGGGCTCTTTGACGATCGTTACTTTGCCTATCTCGAGGATCTCGATCTCGCGATGCGGGGCCAGTTGCGCGGCTGGCGATGCAGGTACGTTCCCGGCGCCGTCGCTTACCACAAGAAATCAATGACGACTGGCTACCACTCGGCCTCCAAGGCCTACCTCGTTGAGCGAAATCGTATCTGGAATGCAGCAAAGCTCTTTCCCCGCCGCATACTGGCGATGAGCCCGTTCTATACAGCCGCGCGTTTTGCGGCCCAGGGTTACGCCTACGCTACTGGACGAGGCATAAGCGGGGGCATGGGGCGCGACTACGGTCGCTTCAAGCTCGCGGGTATCCTGTGTCGCGCGTGGTTGGCCGCCCTGGTGGGTTTACCTGCTGTTCTTGCCGACAGGCGCCGCATACAAAAAAATCGACGCCTCGGCGCGTTGGCCGTCTACATGCTGATGCGGCGCTACCGTCTACCGGTGAGCGAACTGGCGTTCAAGGACTGA
- a CDS encoding tetratricopeptide repeat protein codes for MKQTLNFALVVISLLSFSWLLNAGSIDYPLVYDDKALVTERDSSLDHSAAEFFSTRHEGLGRHLTVLGIDLERSASGSTSRFHITNALLMGLCGVALYGLGLALGLAPAAAWTGAAVFVAHPLHTAAVVPVSGRSELLAALFVLSATVLYIGSRRPMGYRRLGLLCLLFFAGLASKENALVLLPLLLCYEGLQRLGRSSDTAVAPAASDFRALGALLLTAAAWLALVYRNFATLAPVDTIDNPLVALPLHERVAQAASLLWQYACRVAWPWPQESIPSVVSFAHSQTIVALLAWTTLLVFCPLAVRYLRLKVASGLLLLWFLLAFSSTANVFFPLGTAYAERLAFLPSAGPALLFGALLFPLSRGKLRNSIGITVALLVLVVGASGYLEQARDWSSELHFHRQAAAASPHSAKAHYDLGIQLAGSGKLQEALAPMRRAVQLAPGFSEGTLYLAETQVRLGQVDEAILAWQKYLALRPDDNGARSRLMATLVLDEDWSAAAAQARELVARGKPEFSELAVQLELEAEALSP; via the coding sequence ATGAAACAAACACTTAACTTCGCCCTCGTCGTGATCTCCCTGCTGTCGTTTTCCTGGCTGCTCAATGCCGGTAGCATCGATTATCCCTTGGTATACGACGACAAGGCCCTGGTTACCGAGCGCGATTCATCGCTGGATCATTCCGCTGCCGAGTTCTTCTCAACCCGCCACGAGGGTCTGGGCCGTCACTTGACGGTGCTGGGCATTGACCTGGAACGATCTGCGTCGGGCTCGACCTCGCGCTTTCACATCACCAACGCCCTGCTGATGGGCTTGTGCGGCGTTGCCCTGTACGGACTCGGCCTGGCACTGGGGCTTGCACCGGCCGCAGCGTGGACGGGTGCAGCGGTCTTTGTCGCCCACCCTCTGCATACCGCCGCCGTCGTGCCCGTGTCAGGGCGCAGCGAACTGCTGGCGGCCTTGTTCGTCCTCAGCGCGACCGTGCTTTACATCGGCAGCCGACGTCCCATGGGCTACCGACGCCTCGGCCTGCTTTGCCTGTTGTTTTTCGCCGGCCTCGCGTCCAAGGAAAATGCCCTGGTGTTGCTACCCTTACTGCTTTGCTACGAAGGCCTGCAGCGGCTTGGCCGCAGCAGCGACACTGCCGTTGCCCCGGCGGCCTCGGATTTTCGCGCGCTGGGCGCCCTGCTTTTAACCGCCGCGGCCTGGCTTGCCCTGGTCTATCGCAATTTTGCTACGCTGGCGCCGGTCGATACCATAGACAACCCACTGGTGGCTCTGCCGTTACACGAACGCGTAGCCCAGGCGGCTTCGCTGTTGTGGCAATACGCCTGTCGAGTGGCCTGGCCCTGGCCACAGGAGAGCATTCCCTCGGTAGTCAGCTTTGCGCACTCGCAAACGATCGTGGCCCTGCTCGCCTGGACGACACTGCTGGTTTTCTGCCCTCTGGCCGTGAGGTACTTGCGCCTCAAGGTGGCCAGCGGACTGCTTCTGCTCTGGTTCCTGCTGGCTTTTTCTTCAACCGCCAACGTCTTCTTCCCTCTTGGCACCGCCTACGCTGAACGCTTGGCTTTCCTTCCCAGCGCCGGGCCGGCCTTGTTGTTTGGAGCACTATTGTTTCCCTTGTCTCGAGGAAAACTACGCAACTCGATCGGAATCACTGTTGCCCTGCTCGTACTGGTAGTGGGCGCATCGGGCTACCTCGAGCAGGCCAGGGACTGGTCTTCCGAACTCCATTTTCACCGCCAGGCTGCGGCGGCCAGCCCCCACTCGGCCAAGGCTCATTACGATCTCGGTATACAACTCGCCGGCAGCGGCAAACTGCAGGAGGCTCTGGCACCGATGCGTCGGGCGGTGCAACTGGCGCCTGGCTTCAGCGAGGGCACGCTCTACCTCGCCGAAACCCAGGTTCGGCTTGGGCAGGTCGACGAAGCGATCCTTGCCTGGCAAAAATACCTGGCACTGCGACCGGATGATAACGGGGCGAGATCTCGCCTGATGGCCACACTGGTGTTAGACGAAGACTGGTCGGCCGCCGCGGCGCAGGCCCGGGAGCTGGTCGCTCGTGGTAAGCCCGAGTTCTCAGAGTTGGCCGTCCAACTGGAACTCGAAGCCGAGGCTCTCAGTCCTTGA